CTACCTTCCAACGGCCCAGATCGAACAACGCGTTCCGATTGCAAAAACCCCCAACCTCACGCGCTTTGACGGCTACGATTTTGCACTACTTTTTCGTATCGACGCAGACGCATATTTCTATTTTCAGTCCATAAATTTATTAGTAAATTATTCTAGTAAAAGGGAAATACTAATAACAGTCCGAGAGGTCATTAAAGTAGCTATGATTTATAGAAACAATTTTCTCTGTGTTAAATTGAAGTGTATAGcgataaaagtactttttcatttttttgtcattttttataGTTAGCGGGAGTTGGTGGGAAGTTAGTCAACGAGGAGGTTTAGATGATGCTATCAATAGCCCTAAAATCTCAAATTCCGCCTCTCGTGGGACTTGAACTTTGGTCTCCACGGAAAAAGAACACGAGCAAACCATCTCACCAAACATGGTTTCTCATAAGCTCAAAGTGATTTGAAAGGGGTTAAAAAAGTGCATCGAAAATTgtttgtgtgtgcgtgtgttttttttaatttttcttaccTTATTGATAACCTAATAGGTTGTTAAAAGCATAATTTGTGGTTGAAAGACAATTTTCTCCCTAGAAAACTTGCCGGAGAACAAGTCGGGACTGTTTGATAAAGGTTTTGAGAGATGACAAGCCCAACGTCCTTTCTTTGAAGGGAATATTCGGTGGCTTGGCGACACCATCACAAATTGGTTTGGAGTGCATACATGCATCAAGGCACTAGTGCTATTCGTTTCTACTAACCTAAATGGacaaaagtcttttttttaaaaataaatttttagacAGATTATTCTTATCACATATACGAACTAAAATACAATTTAACGAAAATAACTTGGGGCGTTCTCGAAACTGGACAAgtcttaaataaaaaattaaaggaaaattggaccactttttttttttcctttatattaTTCGTACACGAGTGATGGGAATTTTTAAAGCTGTTTATAGTACTACGTagtattttacaatttttgagGAGAAGTTTCAGACTGAGGAGGAGATCCGAAAATTTTCCCTACTTTCGAATCAAAATCTAAATCGTGAAAGGATACAAAAAGCATCCCACGCAGAGATATTTAGTGAGAGAAcatccaagagagagagagggagagagagagaaggccgaTTTTCACTGTATCGGAATATATTTGTAGATTTTCCCCCATAGTACATATGTGATTCTTTTCTTCCCCCTCATTGATCAATCGCCAAAACCCTCTGTTTCAGTTTGTTGAACAATCACACGCCTTTTCTCTTCTTCGTCGGACTGTTGATTTTGACAGACTCGTTCGAATCGGTCTCCTTGTTTTTGGCTCGGTTTCGCtctttttttagagagagagagagagaaactgctTTTCGTCACCCGTACTACTGTTTTTTGCTTTGTGGTTGAGATCGTGAGGGACCGATGCCGGGAAATCGGCAGGTTCAGAGCAACGGCGTCGTTTCCAATTCGTCCGTCAATCACCTCGAAGGTATAATCTTGGAGTATTATCTCTTACTCGCAATATTTAACATGCTTGAGTTTCAAGCAATGAAGTTAGAGTCGGATCgtggctttttttttcttctgctgCCTCCCCCTTTGTTGAAATCTTAGTTCTCGTTGTCGTCTGTGTTGTTCTTTCTGTTTGTTTGATCGGGTGACGATTCAcgattctttcttttttacgTGTTATCAGTCAATAATGCTAGAGATGCTAACGTTTGTGGTTTACTGACTAATGTACCAAATCTATAGCATACTATTTAGTCATTTATTTAATCAATAATGCTAGAGATGCTGAATATAGTTTACTAACTGATATACCAAATCTATAGCATACTAGTTAGTCATTTATTTAATCAatcaatagttttttttgttaagtaattaattaatcaatAGTTTACTAACTAATGTGCCAAATATATAGCATACTAGTTAGTCATTTACTTAATTAATCAATAACGCCACAGAATTCTGAATATGGTTACTAACTAATGTGCCAAATCTATAGCATACTAGTTAGTCATTTATTTACTTTTCCTTAAAATTGCTTTATGTTAATAAATCTCCATCTCTACACAAAATACGTAGTTTAATGCGTATTTAGATGCGCGGCTTATTTTGTATATATGCGGAATTCACTATCTTTTGATCGTGTTGGTGTCCTTGTTGTCATcgttgtgttctttttttttttttgtttttttttgattgggggACAGATTCGTGATTCTTGCTTTTGATCTGGTAATCACTAATGCTAGAGTTAATAAATAGTTTACTAACTAATGTACCGAATGTGTAATAGCATATTAGTTAGCtatttatttagtttccttAAAATTGCTCTAAGTTAATGCCTCTGCATCTTTACACAAacataaaacatatttttatgtGTATTTAAATACGCGgtttattattatatatttatttgcCCGTTAGGACTTGAATATAGATGAGTGTATGTATACTGGGTGATTTTATTGGTCACTGGTGTTGATTTTACCCCTTTGAATACGTTGTAGATGCCATACAGAGGTTGAAAATTCAGACGAATGATAAGCAGGACAGGGGCGAGGTGGCTGATTCAGGCCCCTACCCAGACCGTCCCGGGGAACCAGACTGCATTTTCTACTTGAGGACTGGGCTGTGTGGTTATGGAAGCAATTGTAAATTCAATCACCCCACTTCTCCTAGACAGGTAAACTAGATTTCTGTCCAATTATGTTCATTCTTCGTAGTAACAAGATCGACCTGTTAGAGACACCTTCTTGAAGCTTGTGAACTTGTTATTCTGTTTTAACTTGGTTTGAGCAAATCATCTTTGATTCAGGGTAAGATAGTTTTTAGCTGTGTACAGTAATACTTGAATCTATGTACAGGGCAGTGTGTATAAAGGTGAACTGCCAGAAAGAGCTGGACAACCCGACTGTGGGGTAATTGCCTTTCCTAATTAGAGATGGTTCTCTTTCTACTGCGTTGGTGTTTGTCTTTCCTTTCCCTGGGATATTTGATGTTGGAGTAATAGGGAACCGAATTTTGATTAACGATTACTCAGTGCTTTTATATGCTTTTCATGTGTGAAACATCAAACATTAATCACATTATGCTAGTGGTAGTTGTATTACCACAAGAAGTGCAGCATGATTTGACTCCAACTCAATCTGCCAATGGACTACTTTCAActgaataataatatataatattgACTTTATAAACAATGTCGGAGGAGGATTTGCAGTCTGATATTATTTACATTACTTTTTCCGGAAGATCCTTTCTTAAGTGGGCTCTCTAAAATTCAAAGTTTTGAGAGGTGAAAGCGCAAGGCGAAGCTCTTGGCCTCTCATGAAGCGAGCTGTAAACCTCAAGGCGTTGAGGCATAAGCCTTTGGaggttttactttttatttctaAAACATAAATTTATCTAAAAAATACCATGAAAAGGGGGGGGATGGTTACAAATAAATAGTAGATAGAATTGACAAAAAAGCATGTTAAGGCATAAAAACATAGTTCATTAATAGATCCAACTTTTAAAAGCGCTCTAAATTGTCTCACATTCCGCGAAAACTCTTCGTCTTTCGCCCTGACAACTTATAATCAATTGATTCTTCACTTACAAAAAGAAGAACCAACTCTTCTGATGCATTAGCCTCCGTCCTCTGGGTGAGAAAGGCGTAAAAGGCGTATGCCTCCATATGCCTCTGACAGATAGCTGAACACCTTTTTGGTTCTCTCCCCAAAAAATCAATGCCCGGGAGTGTTTTAGCTCTGCCTTGCCTTGAGACGAGCCCCAGAATTGCCTTTGAAAACATGGCTAAAATTAAATGTGTTGGTGTTCACATGCTTTGGCCAGACATTTCTTGTACCACATAATTGAGCAGATGTTTCTTGATAAATGTGAGTCTGGCTTTGGAACCAAGCACCATTGATGGTGAAACTTTGTTTTGGCTTTGGGTCAAATATGTCTATGTGTTAACCATAGTAAATTCCTCGAAAGTTGATTTAGTTCTTCTGATTAGCAGTGTACTATTTAGCTAATGAGGAAATGTTCCTTTAGGGGTGAAAATGAAACTATATTTCCCCCATTTTTGTTAAGTGATGGTTTTTAATGGCTTCATGCCTCCATTGATAATCATTAATTTGCTTACTTTTGAATGTGAACTGCAGTATTATCTGAAAACAGGAACCTGCAAATTTGGTTCAGCATGTAAATATCATCACCCACGGGACAGGCATGGTGCTGTACCAGTCCTACTTAACAGTTTGGGCCTACCTATGCGTCAGGTGCTTATGTCACTTGTTCGCTCCTCCTATGGGTCTACACTGTCCTTTCGATTTCATCTATTGCCATATTCGTGACTTATTGGTACATGCTTATTCACTAAAGCTATGAATAAGACTTTTAGATTATTCACTTAATTTTCACAGGAAGAAAAGCCATGCCTTTTTTATCTGAAAACTGGATCATGTAAGTTTGGAGCTTCATGTAAATTTGATCATCCTCAACTTGCATCCGCTGGAACTGCCTTGGCCGTTCCTCCACCTGCTGCCTACGGATCTCCAGGTTTATCAGTTCTGCCTTCGTCTGGGCCAGCTTATATGGGAGGATTTTCAAAGTTGCCATTTTCAAGAACACCATACTTACCTGCTTCAGGTGTACAAGTCCCCCAGACCTATATGCCGGGCCTTATGTCTCCAAGCATTGCACCAGGATATGGCTGGAACACTTACATGGTTAGTGAATGATGTCTTTTACAGGAAAGAAGGTTATTGCCCAGTCAGTTTGTATGGAGTTTAAGCATTTTTAATTCATCTACTCAGGACATTACAGATATGGTTCCAAAGTTCGATTCATAGTATTTTTGGTTGCATACTATTGAAAGGATGTTTaccttttttcttccctttctacCTTTCCTTTTTGATGCAATTAAGTTCATCATATTTCTATGTCGGCACCATTATGCTTAGGAATGTTATTGCAATCTTACTCACTTCAACCAAACCAACCTGAGCCGTAACTCCCAATCACTATCTTACACACTGTCAAGCAGAAATTTTAACTCTTCCCTTTTCGGTTTTTATTGCATAGTCTGGACATATACATGATGAAACCACCATGGTTCATGATGATATTGTTGTTTCCAGAAATTGACTCCATCTTGACCCTTGGCTTCTTCTGTATTGGACCCTTTTCTATATAGTAACCAGTGACTGGATTTCAGTATTTGCTTTGTTGCTGAATACTTTAGTGACTAAAGGTTATTCATACACTGCTTGGTGATTTGGAGCACCAACTATATCCTTCCCTTCTGTTTTTTTCCTGTTAATGTGATTTATGGCTGATAAACTTGATTGCTATCGCTTTTGCGTTCTCATTAGGAGAGTGCATTAGAACCCAGTACAAGCATAAACTATTCTGTTCCGGTTATGATTATGATTATGACAAATATTTGGAAAAGTATCCAAACATGATGCTATGATTTTTTCAAGGTGTGTCAAAGTATGTACACTTCTTGTTTTGAAGAAGACGGGATGGACAGAATGATAAACGCATAGGTGGTACATCTGTCTCGATGTTATTAGGTTCATAACCCCAGAAAAGCCAGCTTAGGTGTCATTCCATCGGTGAAATATTCATCAGTGTGAAACAGTGAAAAATGGTTCTCTTGGCCAAGCTCTTAAGTATTGCCTTTGAAAGCTCTCGACTGAAGTTATGGTATCCTACTTTTGTTTTGAAGGTCTATTTGAGTTACTGCTTGAAGAGGGCATACCTCCTTTTTCTTCCTCTGCTATATCCAATTTAAGCATCGACACGCTTGCTACTCATATGGAAACGTGATTGATTTGTGAAATGGTTTAGTTGAGCTTACCGGCAGAGTGCATCTCTCCTTCTTTGCCAACTTTCTTTTTCAGTCTACGGCCCCATTCTCTTCTCTTTGAGCTGGAGTTCTGTCTCAATTGCGACTGAATAGGAAAATCACTTGCAGTAGAATGTACTATTATCCCTCTAAGCATAACcagggggtgggggtgggggtgaaCCTTatagtttggactttggatgACCTATGgttggttaatttttttggtaatcttGTTCAAGGAAGACAAAGAACACATATGTCGTTCCCTTCTGATTAAAAGCAGCAACAAAGTGAGATGGGCGAAAATCTCATTCAACTTGTGCTGATATCGTTTATATGTAGTGCACCGCGTTACAAACTTAGAAACTTGAATTTAAGCTACAATTGAAGCCTAAAGCTGCTGTAGGAGTTATTGATCAATTATgcaatttccttttgtttgttttgttgtatgTGAACACGAAACAACATGAAAAACCATACATGTTTTGTATGTGTTTGGACTGAGTCTACCGTTTGGTATGCTCAATCGAATGAATTGCTACTTTTTGTAGCATGATCTATGGGTAACATGAGTTAGACTGTTGGATTTATTTGAAGGGAAGAGTCTGCATAGTAGATAGTTATTAGTTACGATTTACGGAACGACTCCTTCCCTTGGTGTTGATTTGTCTTTCTACCTTTAGGTCCCTTACTGATAGTTACCGGTAAAACTATCAACTTGGTATTAATCTGTCTTCTTTATCATCATTACTTACACATTTTGGCATAATCTGAGGTTCTATACTTTCTGCTTTTAGAAATATGCAAGGGAGATAAGTTGTATGGCTTTAGTCGGGATCATCATTAACTGATTCCTAATGTTTTGATAATCTCAGGGCGGCATGAGGTCTGTATCTTCTACTGGTGTTCTTGGATCTGATCTTATTTATGACTCCAAGAATCAGGGTGGGTTGGGCATGTTGCATTTGTTACCTGATAGACCGGAACAACCAGAATGCCGGCAATTCATGAGCAATGGAAGCTGCAAATATGGATCTGATTGCAAGTACCATCATCCTAGAGAAAGGATTGCTCAATTGGCAACAAATTCTCTAGGCCCACTTATGCTTCCATTGAGACCTGTAAGTTGTATACCTATTGCATTGCGCGCACTATGTTTCTCAATTTGGGTACCATGCACATAGTTTTGGTTGCTGTTTACAAAAAAAcattttgcagttttttttctCGTAATTTTTTGTAAACACAACACTCTTTGTTTTCATCTCTTGATTACATTTAAGCACAAATAGTTTTCGAGATTTTGGGAAAAGATTTCAGGTATTTTGCTATAGGTTATTTCCCGAAAGGTTTTCTGAAATATGTTTCGAAATCCGTCAACCAAGCAAGTTATCTGAAAAGTGCTACGGAAAACtgattcaaaaacaaaaaccaaacaggACTGGATATCCAAGTTAACGagggtaagttttctttgtgtGAAATCCTGCAGAATTTGGTCGAATGCTTCAATGTGTTTGGTTGATTTTGAACTTTGTATCTATTTTTTACTATGCAGGGTATACCAGTATGTTCATACTACAGCTTGTATGGACTCTGCAAGTATGGTCCCACGTGCAAATTTGATCACCCTTTGCCTGGATATTCTTATGACTATGGTTTGAGTTATCCGACCGTTTTTCATCCACCTCTATTGCCATATCAGAGTAATTCACCCATGTTCCTCTCATCAGACACATCTCTATCAAAATCATCTAAAGTTCCTGATCGGAGAAGGAAGCCCGAGGCTGATAGCGATGGGAAGAATCAAAACGTTGATACTGAAACCCCAGATGGTTCATTAGAACAGCCTAGTTCTCCACCAAATCCGTTGCCAGCTCCTTCAGAACTTCCTCAGGACCAATCTGATTAATGTTATTTCTCGGCCTTTTTGTCACCTTTCATTTTGCTGCTGAGTTTgtcggacaaacattttgatgACTTCTGCCTCCGATCCCCCTTTCACCTGCGGTTATGTAAAATGGGATGGGTTGTTTTGGGGTACAATTAATGTGAAGGAAACCTGGGGGGTTTTGGAAGGCTCTTTTTGTGGTGAATAAAAGCAGGTGAAATGTTTTTGTAATTTCCTTTTTCGTTTTATTTTATCCAGAAGTTCGGGTAATTTATGCAGATTATATGCACTGCAATTTCATCAAAGCATTGTTGTGGAACGTGAATGTTTTGCAGGTCACGGCTCTGTAtcctttttcgtttttcgtgACATCCCGTGGTATTTATATATGACATGGACCATAAAGCTTGGTTACATGATAGAAATGTGAAGGCTTAATTCTTCAACATAATGGGGAAATACCCGTGTAGGGaagtagtttcaaaatattccCAATGAACCCACCTTTCACCCAAGAGGAGTAGTTTTGAAGTGTCAAACGGCTCATGGCCGGTTTGGCTTaataagagcaagtttaccgaTTGTTAGGTAAAAATGCTAGtaaacatgtattttttttattttacatatcATGTCTCTTTCATTTTACCTGGGCATATACCTATGCTGCTGCAgggtgtttttgtgtatttgacCCTCTAAAATGCCTAAAAATGCACTTTGACTACTCTGATACACTTGCTCTAAATACCGTAGAACTATTCACTAGgtattgattattttattcttttgtgcTCCTTTTGCAGTTTCTCTCTTGTCTAAttggttacttttttttttttgtactttaccACATAATGaactaataatattatattcagGGATAGATAAAATAGAGagtattggtgtagtgttgaaaaaaatatgagtagataaaatgaaaaatatacactattcaccattttttttacctaatgactggtaaacttgctcttaagagcatgtacaccaaggGATATGTATTTTAGCTAcataagagcatgtacaccaatccCTCTATATCCCACTTTTAGGTTAAATAGAGAGGAATTTCTCAAAAAGGGGTTGCACCAGCCTAGCTATCAACATAGGTATTTTACAAAAACCCACTGTGGCTCTCCAAAAAAAAGCTAGGCACTGtagcaaaggaaaaaaataaacaaatattttctctGATGCAagcctcttcttctctctcctccaagaGCCAAACGCAGTagaatctttttattttatataattctTAAATAGTGATAGAGAGGGTGTAATAGAGAAGATTGATGTAGTGTGTAAGTAAAAAGTGAGTACGTAAAATAGAAATTACACTTTTTAACTAGGTATTTTAGCTAccattggtgtacatgctctaagggCATGTACATCAATGTAGCTATATGTGATCAATtaggtaaaatacctaaaaatCAATTGCAGCAGAATAGCAAAACTGGAAGGTAAAATACCTTTGATGGAATTGCTCGGGAAACTACCGAGGAACTGTTCATAGCTATACAttaatttattggtttttttttcctctctccccccccccctcaagtctctctttcttcctctctaATTTACTGTTTATAGTatactttatattattttataaaaatagaGATAATAATAGAGAGCATTGGTGTGGAGTTGAGACAGATtaataggtaaaataaaaaaagtgggTTATTGgataggtaaaatacattttgttGGTGTACATACTCTAATAGtgcattttttctattttacctactcaaattTCTTTCAACCTCGTACCAATCTTCTCTATTATCATCTCTATCCTTATAAAATAGTATAAAACATtacccttttctctctctcattctcacACACAgagattgagaggagagagaaacgtgtATGAGTGaaacataataataaattaTTGTTTACCTAGTGCACAATTGCTCGACAGATCTACCGAGGTACCATCCATCAAGCaataatttttacattttacCGAGATTGGTGCACAACTATTTTTTAGTTCTCAGTCGGTATTATAGCTAAAAAGTGTAATTTACCTCACCTTGTGTACATGTTctaagagcaagtacatcaaACAATCTAAAATGCCTTTTTCTctattttagagagaaaaatcacaaaaacatGTTTGCACCAGATTAGATAAAAGAAGAGGTAAAACCTATTTGTGAACAATTCTTAGTAATTTTTTCCTAAGAACTGTtcatactcttttctttttttattgtttcttctctttccttcctcctttctcctctctttatttttaatattggaaaaaggaaaaaaaatttaatagatGATAGGTAAAATGGATTGTGTTCGTATagttgtaaaagaaaaaattgatagctAAAATAGAATTAAGAACTGTTCACAGGATAGTTTATCTTTACActagtaaacttgctctaataGCTATCCATTTCTTCAAATCTATTTTACCTTCTCCTTTAACTCATCTACTGCAGGTgactttctgtatttttgttaggtaaaatagctaaaaaaaACATTATGCCTCATtcggtaaacttgctctaaggaGTTGGCTACTTTATTTTAGCCATACCAACCATCAATTAAGGTACACCCCATCAAGAGATTGGAGTACCAATTTCAaggacaaagagagagagaaagttcagAAAGGTTAATGGTACATATTTAAAATCTGTATCAGCGCGTACGAAAGTCATTTTGGATCTGTTTCGCgtctaaaaataataa
The sequence above is drawn from the Rhododendron vialii isolate Sample 1 chromosome 6a, ASM3025357v1 genome and encodes:
- the LOC131330738 gene encoding zinc finger CCCH domain-containing protein 3-like, with protein sequence MPGNRQVQSNGVVSNSSVNHLEDAIQRLKIQTNDKQDRGEVADSGPYPDRPGEPDCIFYLRTGLCGYGSNCKFNHPTSPRQGSVYKGELPERAGQPDCGYYLKTGTCKFGSACKYHHPRDRHGAVPVLLNSLGLPMRQEEKPCLFYLKTGSCKFGASCKFDHPQLASAGTALAVPPPAAYGSPGLSVLPSSGPAYMGGFSKLPFSRTPYLPASGVQVPQTYMPGLMSPSIAPGYGWNTYMGGMRSVSSTGVLGSDLIYDSKNQGGLGMLHLLPDRPEQPECRQFMSNGSCKYGSDCKYHHPRERIAQLATNSLGPLMLPLRPGIPVCSYYSLYGLCKYGPTCKFDHPLPGYSYDYGLSYPTVFHPPLLPYQSNSPMFLSSDTSLSKSSKVPDRRRKPEADSDGKNQNVDTETPDGSLEQPSSPPNPLPAPSELPQDQSD